A window of Castanea sativa cultivar Marrone di Chiusa Pesio chromosome 1, ASM4071231v1 contains these coding sequences:
- the LOC142635534 gene encoding uncharacterized protein LOC142635534 — translation MAEAYPKREESVSSRSREVTVSLQQGIGKGHTSGVVEAHYSGQGAEQRSPTEGQMSRDDVLQQMQSEIAYLRKCLDSRKRGRKSYACSSSDSSEANLRGNEPPVFEPLCSVTRVSASSGVRTKKQKETEMPSNDGIYHDDGGDAMGKALRQIAKSPFVTRINRAKLPRRFSQPIFTMYNGRTDPVEHVSHFNQKMTVYSNNEALMCRVFPSSLGPVAMRWFDALAEGSLKSFEELTRAFGARFITCSRIPKPLDALLSMSMREGETLKTYSDRYWEMYNEIDGDVENVAVRTFKVGLPTEHGLRKSLTMKAAVDMRQLMDRIDKYKRVEEDQMQSKGKMKVYPERKDLRGGGFQGSRPKRDFSSHPMTAETPLINSLFKEPVHHILEKIRHEPYFRPPNKMSGDASMRNQNLHCHYHQDKGHTTEDCRTLRDHLNQLVKTGKINHLLAKPDGKGGQQGTRKYGGYAPQPSLGIINVILAQPRGEFGKPSRVMTVRNGFGSEVMEESNQIVKRMRLSATPVLGFFDEDKEGTYQPHDDALVVTVRIGGYDVR, via the coding sequence ATGGCTGAGGCATATCCAAAAAGAGAGGAATCAGTGAGTTCACGAAGCAGGGAAGTAACCGTAAGTCTTCAGCAAGGAATAGGAAAGGGACATACCTCAGGGGTGGTGGAAGCACATTATAGTGGTCAGGGGGCTGAGCAACGATCACCAACTGAAGGGCAGATGTCTCGCGATGATGTATTGCAACAAATGCAATCTGAGATAGCTTACTTACGCAAGTGCTTGGATAGTAGAAAACGGGGAAGGAAGAGTTATGCTTGTTCTTCTAGTGACAGTTCGGAAGCAAACCTTAGAGGAAATGAGCCCCCAGTATTTGAGCCTTTGTGCAGTGTGACCCGTGTCAGCGCGTCTTCGGGTGTTAGGACAAAGAAGCAGAAGGAGACGGAGATGCCAAGTAATGATGGGATATATCATGATGATGGAGGTGATGCAATGGGTAAGGCCCTGAGGCAGATTGCCAAATCCCCTTTTGTGACTAGGATAAATAGGGCAAAGCTACCTCGTAGGTTTTCTCAACCCATTTTTACTATGTATAATGGGAGGACTGACCCTGTAGAACACGTCAGTCATTTTAACCAAAAGATGACCGTTTACTCGAATAATGAGGCACTGATGTGCAGAGTttttccctccagtttggggcccgtagccatgaggtggtttgatgctcTGGCAGAAGGTTCCCTGAAGTCTTTTGAGGAgttgactagggcatttggagcaAGGTTCATAACTTGTAGTAGGATTCCAAAACCCTTGGATGCTCTACTGTCTATGTCTATGAGGGAAGGCGAAACACTCAAAACCTACTCTGATcgatattgggaaatgtataatgaaattgatggagatGTAGAGAATGTGGCCGTGAGAACCTTCAAGGTGGGGCTTCCCACGGAGCACGGGTTAAGGAAATCCTTGACAATGAAGGCCGCGGTAGATATGCGCCAGCTCATGGACCGAATAGATAAGTATAAacgggtagaggaagaccagatgcaaagcaaaggaaaaatgaaagtgTATCCGGAGAGGAAAGACCTTCGGGGAGGGGGGTTCCAAGGTAGCCGGCCTAAACGAGACTTTTCAAGCCACCCGATGACCGCCGAAACTCCTCTGATTAATTCATTATTCAAGGAACCCGTGCATCACATATTGGAGAAAATTCGGCATGAACCATATTTTAGGCCACCCAAtaaaatgagtggagatgcatccaTGAGGAATCAAaacctccattgccattatcatcaGGACAAGGGACACACCACGGAGGATTGCCGGACATTGCGCGATCATCTGAATCAATTGGTTAAAACGGGGAAGATCAATCACTTATTGGCTAAACCGGACGGGAAAGGGGGACAACAAGGCACTCGGAAATATGGGGGTTATGCTCCTCAACCATCTCTAGGCATTATTAACGTCATTCTGGCACAACCGAGAGGAGAATTCGGGAAACCTTCTCGGGTCATGACCGTTCGAAACGGTTTTGGAAGCGAAGTCATGGAGGAAAGCAATCAAATAGTTAAAAGAATGAGGTTATCGGCGACGCCGGTATTGGGATTTTTTGATGAAGATAAAGAGGGCACGTATCAACCTCACGATGACGCATTGGTGGTAACGGTTCGTATCGGGGGGTATGATGTGAGATga
- the LOC142635540 gene encoding uncharacterized protein LOC142635540 translates to MQKLAGMVAALNRFISRSADKCRPFYRLLHKWKDFRWTNECNLAFEDLKQYLTKPPILSRPEKEEVLYAYLAVTNHAVSLVLIRNDDGVQKPIYYVSKSLQEAEQRYLPLEKALLAVVHATRKLPHYFQAHTVVVLTQLPLQAIMRKSDYTGRVAKWGTKLGAYDVKYMPRTAIKGQILANFVAEFTEGQISQEDTMVTVMTIGMGNVTPWEVYTDGASNRKGAGVGVVLITPEKLVIEKSLRLGFSATNNEAEYEALLVGAQMVKHLGGKIVKLYCDSRLVVGQVNGEFEARDGRMKSYLERVKGVLSLFESFQVQQVPRGQNSHADSLAMLATSLGSKLPRMVIVEDLLTLSLTSISAVRVHNIRVGPNWMDPIIDFLQQGVLPEDGTAAEKVRRSAPRYWLSEEQKLYSRSYAGPYLLCVHTKAVEPLLEELHEGVCGSHTGGRSLAHRAMTQGYWWPNMQKTTQEYAKKCDQCQRYAPNIHQPGARLSDDIVQGWE, encoded by the exons atgCAGAAACTAGCTGGTATGGTTGCAgcattgaataggttcatatccCGGTCCGCAGACAAGTGTCGTCCCTTTTATCGTCttttgcacaagtggaaagatTTTCGGTGGACTAATGAGTGTAACTTggcttttgaggatttaaagCAATACTTGACTAAACCCCCGATATTATCAAGACcagagaaggaagaagtgttGTATGCTTATCTAGCCGTTACAAATCACGCTGTAAGTCTCGTCTTGATACGGAATGATGATGGGGTTCAAAAACCAATATACTATGTCAGCAAGTCCTTACAAGAAGCAGAACAACGATACCTACCTTTAGAGAAAGCTCTTCTTGCCGTGGTACATGCAACGAGAAAATTGCCCCATTACTTTCAAGCTCACACCGTAGTGGTACTCACCCAGTTGCCCCTACAAGCTATTATGAGGAAATCGGATTACACGGGTCGTGTGGCCAAGTGGGGAACCAAGCTTGGAGCCTATGatgtcaaatatatgcctcggaCAGCTATCAAAGGGCAAATTCTTGCCAATTTCGTGGCCGAGTTCACAGAAGGTCAGATCAGCCAAGAAGATACCATGGTGACAGTGATGACCATCGGGATGGGAAACGTCACTCCTTGGGAAGTCTATACGGATGGTGCGTCAAATCGAAAGGGAGCCGGGGTTGGAGTTGTGTTAATTACACCCGAAAAGTTAGTTATCGAAAAATCATTGAGGCTGGGATTCtcagccactaataatgaggctgaatATGAAGCTCTCTTGGTGGGCGCCCAAATGGTTAAACACTTGGGAGGGAAGATAGTGAAGTTGTATTGTGATTCCAGACTAGTGGTAGGGCAAGTTAATGGAGAGTTTGAGGCAAGAGATGGAAGAATGAAGAGTTATCTGGAACGAGTCAAAGGGGTGTTAAGTTTGTTTGAAAGTTTCCAAGTACAACAAGTCCCAAGAGGACAGAACTCTCACGCTGATTCATTAGCAATGTTAGCCACATCACTGGGCTCAAAATTACCACGGATGGTCATAGTTGAGGATTTACTGACCCTTAGCCTGACAAGCATCTCGGCGGTAAGGGTTCACAATATTCGTGTGGGCCCAAACTGGATGGACCCAATCATAGATTTCTTGCAGCAAGGAGTACTACCTGAAGATGGAACAGCGGCCGAGAAGGTACGAAGAAGTGCTCCCCGTTACTGGCTGTCAGAGGAGCAGAAGCTCTATAGTCGCTCCTACGCAGGGCCGTACCTGCTCTGCGTACATACTAAGGCTGTGGAACCCTTgttggaagaattgcacgaaGGGGTATGTGGGAGCCATACCGGAGGAAGATCGTTAGCTCACAGAGCCATgactcaagggtattggtggccgaaCATGCAGAAAACCACTCAAGAGTATGCcaagaaatgtgatcagtgtcagagatATGCgccaaacattcatcaaccaggag caaggctttccgACGATATTGTGCAAGGatgggaataa